The Nocardia sp. BMG51109 nucleotide sequence GTTTTCGCTCGGCATACGCGGCAGACACCGAGGGCTTGGTACTGCACATCATCCACGAGGGCAACACCTCCCGCATGTTCCCCCAGTACATCCTGCCCAACTTCGCTCTCCGCCAGTATTTCCCCGCCTACGCCGACCTCACCGAAGACCAGTAAGCCGACGCCACCCGGCCATCACCACATCGCACGTCGGCGACCACTCCACAAAGGCACCCGAACACAGCGAAAGCGCCCGTCCTCACACTGTGCGGACGGGCGCTTCGATGACCGGAATTACCTGCGGCGCTTGGACTTCGGGGGCTTGGCGCCGCCGTGCTTGGATTCGGCGCGGGCGGCCTCGCGGCGCTCGCGGCGGGTCATGCCTTCGGCCTGGTCGCCGTACTCCTCGCGGTCGCTGTGGCGGGCCACCTCGCCGCCCTCGTCGGGGCCCGAGTAGGTCAGGCCGCTGACGTCGCGCTGGTCGATTCCCTTGGCGCGCAAGGGAGCCGGGGCGGCGGTGCCGTTGGCGGGGGCCTCCTCGACGGGCTGGGCGGGAGCACCGGCGCCGACCGGGGACTGCAGGCCCGGGGCCACCCCGACGCCCTGCGGCTGCGGCTGCTGCACCTCGACCTGGAGGTTGAACAGGAAGCCGACCGACTCCTCCTTCAGGCCCTCCAGCATTCCGGCGAACATGTCGAAGCCCTCGCGCTGGTACTCGACCAGCGGGTCGCGCTGGGCCATGGCGCGCAGGCCGATGCCCTCCTTGAGGTAGTCCATCTCGTAGAGGTGTTCGCGCCACTTGCGGTCCAGCACCGACAGCAGCACCTGACGCTCCAGGTTGCGCATGCTGCCCTCGCCGGCCAGGTCGTCGATCTCCTTCTCGCGGCGCTGGTAGGCGTGGTAGGCGTCGTCGAGGATGGCGTCGAGCAGCTCCTCGCGGCTCAGGTCGCCGATCTCGCCGGAGCCGTTCTCGCCCGTCAGGTCCTTGTAATCCAGGTTGATCGAGTACAGCGTCTTCAGCGCCGTCCACAGCTTGTCGAGATCCCAGTCCTCGACGTAACCCTCGGAGGTGGCGGCGTTGACGTAGGCCGTGATCACGTCGGTGATCATGTTCTCGACCTGGCCCTCCATGTCCTCACCGGACAGGATGCGCTGGCGCTCCGCGTAGATGACGGTGCGCTGCTGGTTCATCACCTCGTCGTACTTCAGAACGTTCTTGCGGATCTCGAAGTTCTGCTGCTCGACCTGGGTCTGCGCGCTCTTGATGGCGCGGGAGACCATCTTCGCCTCGATCGGCACGTCGTCGGGCAGGCTCAGCCTGGTCATGATCGACTCCAGGGCCGCGCCGTTGAACCGCCGCATCAGCTCGTCGCCCAGCGACAGGTAGAAGCGGGACTGGCCCGGATCGCCCTGACGACCGGAGCGGCCACGCAGCTGGTTGTCGATGCGGCGGGACTCGTGCCGCTCGGTGCCCAGCACGTACAGGCCGCCCGCGTCGATCACCGTCTCCGCATCCTGCTCGGACTGCTGCTTGACCCGCTCCAGGGTGGGCAGCCACTGCGCCTCGTACTCGTCCTGCGTCTCGACCGGATCCAGGCCCCGCTGGCGCAGCAGCGAATCGGCGATGATGTCGGGGTTACCGCCCAGCACGATGTCGGTACCGCGGCCGGCCATATTGGTCGCGACCGTCACCGCACCCGGGCGGCCCGCCTCGGCGATGATCTGGGCTTCCTTCTCGTGGTACTTGGCGTTCAGCACGTTGTGCGGGATGCCGCGCTTGGTGAGCAGCTTCGACAGGTACTCCGAGCGCTCGACCGAGGTGGTACCGATCAGCACCGGCTGATTGTTCTGGTGGCATTCGGCGATGTCGTCGGCGACCGCGGCGAACTTCGATTCCTCGGTCTTGTAGATCAGGTCGGCCTGATCGTCGCGGATCATCGGCCGGTTGGTCGGGATCGGCACGACGCCCAGCTTGTAGATCTCGTGCAGCTCGGCGGCCTCCGTCTCGGCCGTACCCGTCATGCCGGAAAGCTTGTCGTAGAGGCGGAAGTAGTTCTGCAGCGTGATGGTGGCCAGCGTCTGGTTCTCCGGCTGGATCTCCACCTTCTCCTTGGCCTCGATGGCCTGGTGCATGCCCTCGTTGTAGCGGCGGCCCACCAGGATGCGGCCGGTGAACTCGTCGACGATGATCACTTCGCCGTTGCGGACGATGTAGTCCTTGTCGCGGACGTACAGCTCCTTGGCCTTGATGGCGTTGTTCAGGTAGCTGACCAGCGGCGAGTTGGCGGCCTCGTAGAGGTTGTCGATGCCCAGCTGATCCTCGACGAATTCGACGCCCTGCTCGTGCACGCCGACGGTGCGCTTCTTGATGTCGACCTCGTAGTGCACGTCCTTCTTCAGCAGCGGCGCGATGCGCGCGAACTCGGCGTACCACTTCGAGGAGGCGTCGGCGGGACCGGAGATGATCAGCGGGGTGCGGGCCTCGTCGATCAGGATCGAGTCGACCTCGTCGACCACGGCGAAGTTGTGCCCGCGCTGGACCAGATCCTGCAGCGAGTGGGTCATATTGTCGCGCAGGTAGTCGAAGCCGAACTCGTTGTTGGTGCCGTAGGTGATGTCGGCGTTGTAGGCGGTGCGGCGCTCGGCCGGGGTCATGCCGGACAGGATCACCCCGACCTCGAGGCCGAGGAAGCGGTGCACGCGGCCCATCCACTCCGAGTCGCGCTTGGCCAGGTAGTCGTTGGTGGT carries:
- the secA gene encoding preprotein translocase subunit SecA; this translates as MPALTLTRLLRIGEGRIVKRLARLADDVLDLEGEYVDLSNGQLRAKTDEFRERYADGETLDELLLEAFAVAREGSWRVLNQKHYKVQVMGGAALHLGNIAEMKTGEGKTLTSVLAAYLNAISGDGVHIVTTNDYLAKRDSEWMGRVHRFLGLEVGVILSGMTPAERRTAYNADITYGTNNEFGFDYLRDNMTHSLQDLVQRGHNFAVVDEVDSILIDEARTPLIISGPADASSKWYAEFARIAPLLKKDVHYEVDIKKRTVGVHEQGVEFVEDQLGIDNLYEAANSPLVSYLNNAIKAKELYVRDKDYIVRNGEVIIVDEFTGRILVGRRYNEGMHQAIEAKEKVEIQPENQTLATITLQNYFRLYDKLSGMTGTAETEAAELHEIYKLGVVPIPTNRPMIRDDQADLIYKTEESKFAAVADDIAECHQNNQPVLIGTTSVERSEYLSKLLTKRGIPHNVLNAKYHEKEAQIIAEAGRPGAVTVATNMAGRGTDIVLGGNPDIIADSLLRQRGLDPVETQDEYEAQWLPTLERVKQQSEQDAETVIDAGGLYVLGTERHESRRIDNQLRGRSGRQGDPGQSRFYLSLGDELMRRFNGAALESIMTRLSLPDDVPIEAKMVSRAIKSAQTQVEQQNFEIRKNVLKYDEVMNQQRTVIYAERQRILSGEDMEGQVENMITDVITAYVNAATSEGYVEDWDLDKLWTALKTLYSINLDYKDLTGENGSGEIGDLSREELLDAILDDAYHAYQRREKEIDDLAGEGSMRNLERQVLLSVLDRKWREHLYEMDYLKEGIGLRAMAQRDPLVEYQREGFDMFAGMLEGLKEESVGFLFNLQVEVQQPQPQGVGVAPGLQSPVGAGAPAQPVEEAPANGTAAPAPLRAKGIDQRDVSGLTYSGPDEGGEVARHSDREEYGDQAEGMTRRERREAARAESKHGGAKPPKSKRRR